The following coding sequences lie in one Cupriavidus sp. WKF15 genomic window:
- a CDS encoding uracil-DNA glycosylase, whose protein sequence is MSRRAQFLEVLGIPTEWVPRKPMGAPQDAAAEPDRPAVVLAESEAIAESVLAPEAAEAQAPVAVALVPELEDPAPSPSIAEPARTASVPDREAAIATMGWPALDAAVAACTACGLCETRTNTVFGVGDREAEWMLVGEAPGENEDLQGEPFVGQAGKLLDNMLGSLGLARGRNVFIANVLKCRPPGNRNPEPAEVAQCEPFLKRQIALVRPRVIVVLGRFAAQSLLRTATPIGKLRGTVHSYEGIPVVVTYHPAYLLRTLTDKARAWEDLCLAREVHDRAGAQA, encoded by the coding sequence ATGAGCCGCCGCGCACAGTTCCTGGAAGTGCTTGGCATTCCCACGGAGTGGGTGCCGCGCAAGCCGATGGGCGCGCCGCAGGATGCCGCTGCGGAACCGGATCGCCCGGCTGTCGTGCTGGCCGAGTCCGAGGCGATAGCCGAATCCGTGCTCGCGCCGGAGGCCGCCGAAGCGCAGGCGCCCGTCGCCGTGGCTTTGGTGCCTGAGCTTGAAGACCCGGCGCCTTCGCCTTCCATTGCTGAGCCTGCGCGCACGGCTTCCGTCCCGGACCGCGAAGCTGCCATCGCCACCATGGGGTGGCCCGCCCTCGATGCTGCCGTGGCGGCATGCACGGCCTGCGGACTGTGCGAGACGCGTACCAATACCGTGTTCGGGGTCGGCGACCGCGAGGCGGAATGGATGCTGGTTGGCGAAGCGCCCGGCGAGAACGAAGACCTGCAAGGCGAGCCGTTCGTCGGCCAGGCAGGCAAGCTGCTGGACAACATGCTGGGGTCGCTGGGGCTCGCACGCGGCCGCAACGTGTTTATCGCCAATGTGCTCAAGTGCCGTCCGCCTGGCAACCGCAATCCGGAGCCGGCCGAGGTGGCGCAATGCGAGCCGTTCCTGAAGCGGCAGATCGCGCTGGTGCGGCCCCGGGTGATCGTCGTGCTTGGCCGCTTTGCCGCGCAGTCGCTGTTGCGCACCGCCACGCCGATCGGCAAGCTGCGCGGCACCGTGCACAGCTACGAGGGGATTCCCGTGGTGGTCACCTACCATCCCGCCTACCTGCTGCGCACGCTGACCGACAAGGCACGCGCGTGGGAAGACCTGTGCCTGGCCCGCGAGGTACACGACCGTGCGGGAGCTCAGGCCTGA
- the rimI gene encoding ribosomal protein S18-alanine N-acetyltransferase, with translation MPALANGWALARMSALDLHAVAEIEARAYSHPWTRGNFENSIKVGHMGLTLRDPTGALVAYAVLMPVVDEMHLLNITVEPRRQRQGLGRLMLAVALATSHTHHLHTMLLEVRPSNTGALALYLEAGFVEIGRRKGYYPVSGNAREDALVLRRTWAGGEDAA, from the coding sequence ATGCCCGCGCTGGCCAATGGCTGGGCGCTCGCGCGCATGAGCGCGCTCGACCTGCACGCGGTGGCCGAGATCGAGGCGCGTGCCTACAGCCATCCGTGGACGCGCGGCAATTTCGAGAATTCCATCAAGGTCGGCCACATGGGCCTGACCTTGCGCGATCCAACCGGTGCGCTCGTGGCGTACGCCGTATTGATGCCGGTGGTCGACGAAATGCACCTGCTCAACATCACCGTGGAGCCGCGCCGGCAACGGCAGGGTTTGGGCCGGCTGATGCTGGCGGTGGCGCTGGCCACATCGCACACCCATCACCTGCATACGATGTTGCTGGAAGTGCGGCCTTCCAATACCGGGGCGCTGGCGCTCTACCTCGAGGCAGGCTTTGTCGAGATCGGCCGGCGCAAGGGCTACTACCCGGTGTCCGGCAACGCTCGCGAAGACGCGCTGGTGCTGCGCCGGACCTGGGCCGGTGGGGAGGACGCAGCATGA
- the tsaB gene encoding tRNA (adenosine(37)-N6)-threonylcarbamoyltransferase complex dimerization subunit type 1 TsaB gives MSWILAVETSTEWCSVALGRATADGAVESWSRHEHTGARSSARVLPAVGELLAEAGIALADCTAIAFGAGPGSFTGLRTACGVAQGLAFGAGLPVIPVNTLMVCAESARGATSALPPGASVLVALDARMDEAYSAAFRWDAAAREWAVETPMQVGPPETVAIPAGDFWIAGNAATVFGERLAGLARAARVLPEAMPHAQPMVAIALRALARGEAIDAALAMPIYLRDKVAQTIEEREAAAAAKAASLAGARSAS, from the coding sequence ATGTCCTGGATTCTTGCTGTCGAAACTTCCACCGAGTGGTGTTCTGTTGCTCTGGGCCGTGCCACGGCGGATGGCGCGGTCGAGTCATGGTCTCGCCATGAACATACCGGCGCGCGCTCGTCCGCGCGCGTGCTGCCCGCGGTGGGCGAACTGCTGGCCGAGGCTGGCATTGCGCTGGCCGATTGCACGGCCATCGCCTTCGGGGCCGGCCCGGGCTCGTTCACGGGCCTGCGCACCGCTTGCGGCGTGGCCCAGGGGCTGGCCTTCGGTGCCGGGCTTCCGGTCATTCCGGTCAATACGCTGATGGTCTGCGCGGAAAGCGCACGCGGCGCCACGTCGGCGCTGCCGCCCGGCGCATCCGTGCTGGTCGCGCTGGACGCACGCATGGACGAAGCCTATTCCGCGGCCTTCCGCTGGGACGCCGCCGCGCGCGAATGGGCGGTCGAAACGCCGATGCAGGTTGGCCCGCCGGAAACCGTGGCCATCCCGGCCGGCGACTTCTGGATCGCCGGCAATGCCGCGACGGTATTCGGCGAGCGGCTGGCCGGCCTGGCGCGCGCCGCGCGCGTGCTGCCCGAGGCCATGCCGCACGCGCAGCCGATGGTGGCCATCGCCCTGCGCGCACTGGCGCGCGGCGAGGCCATCGATGCCGCGCTTGCCATGCCGATCTACCTGCGCGACAAGGTCGCCCAGACCATCGAGGAGCGCGAGGCGGCCGCTGCCGCCAAGGCCGCCTCGCTGGCGGGCGCGAGGAGCGCATCGTGA
- a CDS encoding DHA2 family efflux MFS transporter permease subunit — protein sequence MSRAPHTPDSSGGGSGGPTRAMLRTRYGDRLRWLVLLTLMLGTMSSIVSSTIINVAIPDLSRHFVLGQERAQWVAASFMIAMTLAMLLTPWLLNRYGLRRTFLGALALLGVGGLVGGLSPTYGVMIAMRVAEGVAAGIMQPLPSILVLRVFDEREQGKAMSLFGFGVVLAPALGPSLGGFLVEAFGWRSIFFVVVPLTLLGAAMARRFMAVDSVMMGERKPLDWRGLALAGIATVCMLNGLVEMRESVVAGLMLAGLGVVLVVAFVMWQLRAADPLMDMRLYSYRQFSAGAVVAFIYGAGLFGSTYLLPVYMQMALNYTPSRAGLVLLPAGVALALTIALAGRLTQRVSPHYQVSFGLGLLALSFLLMATGSPSTPYLLLVALAVLGRIGLGCILPSLTLGSMRGVDFSLIAQGSSCINFLRQLGGAIGVSLAGVGLQWRLNQHGVALGQGGDALAQAARIGAFDETFLAVGVVIATAIVASWRIRPKPVPVS from the coding sequence GTGAGCCGCGCCCCGCACACGCCGGACAGCTCCGGCGGCGGGTCGGGTGGGCCGACCCGGGCGATGCTGCGCACGCGTTACGGCGACCGGCTACGCTGGCTGGTGCTGTTGACGCTGATGCTGGGGACGATGTCGTCCATCGTCTCGTCCACCATCATCAACGTTGCCATTCCGGACCTGAGCCGGCATTTCGTGCTCGGCCAGGAACGCGCCCAGTGGGTCGCGGCCAGCTTCATGATCGCGATGACGCTGGCGATGCTGCTGACGCCATGGCTGCTCAACCGCTACGGCCTGCGGCGCACCTTCCTGGGCGCGCTGGCGCTGCTGGGCGTGGGCGGGCTGGTGGGCGGGCTGTCGCCGACCTACGGCGTCATGATCGCCATGCGCGTGGCCGAGGGCGTCGCGGCGGGTATCATGCAGCCGCTGCCCAGCATCCTTGTGCTGCGGGTATTCGACGAGCGCGAGCAGGGCAAGGCCATGAGCCTGTTCGGCTTCGGCGTGGTGCTGGCGCCGGCGCTCGGGCCAAGCCTGGGCGGTTTCCTCGTGGAGGCCTTTGGCTGGCGTTCCATCTTCTTCGTCGTGGTGCCGCTGACGCTGCTGGGCGCGGCCATGGCGCGACGCTTCATGGCCGTCGATTCGGTCATGATGGGCGAGCGCAAGCCGCTGGACTGGCGCGGCCTGGCGCTGGCCGGCATCGCGACCGTCTGCATGCTGAACGGACTGGTGGAAATGCGCGAAAGCGTCGTCGCCGGCCTGATGCTGGCTGGCCTGGGCGTGGTTCTGGTCGTGGCGTTCGTCATGTGGCAGCTGCGCGCGGCCGATCCGCTGATGGACATGCGGCTTTACAGCTACCGGCAGTTCTCGGCGGGCGCGGTGGTGGCATTTATCTATGGCGCTGGCCTGTTCGGCTCGACCTACCTGTTGCCCGTGTACATGCAGATGGCGCTGAACTACACGCCGTCGCGCGCGGGCCTGGTGCTGCTGCCGGCCGGCGTCGCGCTGGCGCTGACGATTGCGCTGGCGGGACGCCTGACGCAACGCGTGTCGCCGCATTACCAGGTGTCATTCGGACTGGGGTTGCTGGCGCTGTCGTTCCTGCTGATGGCCACGGGCTCGCCATCCACGCCGTATCTGCTGCTGGTGGCGCTGGCGGTGCTCGGGCGCATTGGCCTTGGGTGCATCCTGCCATCGCTCACGCTGGGTTCGATGCGCGGCGTGGATTTCTCGCTGATCGCGCAGGGGTCGAGCTGCATCAACTTCCTGCGCCAGCTCGGCGGGGCAATCGGCGTCAGCCTGGCCGGTGTCGGCCTGCAGTGGCGGCTGAACCAGCACGGCGTGGCGCTGGGGCAGGGCGGTGATGCGTTGGCACAGGCTGCGCGCATCGGCGCCTTCGATGAGACGTTCCTGGCCGTGGGCGTGGTGATCGCCACGGCCATCGTGGCCTCCTGGCGCATCCGGCCGAAGCCGGTGCCGGTCAGCTGA
- a CDS encoding acyl-CoA-binding protein, which yields MSDLQARFEQAQIDVKQLSERPSNMTLLRLYALFKQGSEGDAHGDKPGMTDFVGRYKFEAWEALKGTARDAAMENYIALVEELRSGATH from the coding sequence ATGAGTGACCTGCAAGCCCGCTTCGAACAGGCCCAGATCGACGTCAAGCAGCTCAGCGAGCGCCCCAGCAACATGACGCTGCTGCGCCTGTATGCGCTGTTCAAGCAAGGCAGCGAAGGCGACGCCCACGGCGACAAGCCAGGCATGACCGATTTCGTCGGCCGCTACAAGTTCGAGGCATGGGAAGCCCTCAAGGGCACCGCCAGGGACGCCGCCATGGAAAACTACATTGCCCTCGTGGAAGAGCTGCGCAGCGGCGCCACCCACTGA